A genomic window from Solea senegalensis isolate Sse05_10M unplaced genomic scaffold, IFAPA_SoseM_1 scf7180000013955, whole genome shotgun sequence includes:
- the LOC122760696 gene encoding heme-binding protein 1-like, which produces MIYFSGLVVCLLVLTAEAYVESGSEAFCADAKQCLVYNVTCKTDDYEVRSYESVYVAATIVNASTLEEAQMIGYPRLLAYFNGSNDMGVSIDPVAPGLVIVPHNKEPEYFIQIALPAEYQQEPPLPTDNSVFVTYTPPTTFYVVGYHGKKTDQKERKTIESLSRDLDSAGASYIKEYHFSATYIKPGPARNMYNEVAFYVMDEPVCED; this is translated from the exons AT GATTTATTTTTCAGGGCTTGTTGTCTGTCTGCTGGTGCTGACAGCTGAGGCTTATGTTGA ATCTGGCTCTGAGGCTTTCTGTGCTGATGCAAAGCAGTGCTTAGTGTATAATGTGACCTGTAAAACAGATGATTATGAG GTGCGTAGCTATGAATCTGTCTATGTAGCTGCAACAATAGTGAACGCCTCAACCCTGGAGGAGGCACAGATGATTGGATACCCACGATTACTTGCCTATTTTAACGGTTCCAATGACATGG GAGTAAGCATAGACCCAGTAGCTCCTGGTCTTGTGATAGTACCTCACAACAAGGAACCTGAGTACTTCATACAGATAGCACTCCCAGCTGAATATCAGCAAGAGCCCCCCCTTCCTACTGACAATTCT GTGTTTGTCACTTATACACCACCCACAACATTTTATGTAGTGGGATAtcatggaaagaaaacagaccaaaaagaACGAAAGACAATTGAGAGTCTGTCTCGTGACCTTGACTCTGCTGGTGCAAGCTACATTAAGGAATACCATTTTTCTGCTACATACATCAA GCCAGGGCCGGCTAGAAACATGTACAATGAGGTGGCGTTTTATGTTATGGATGAGCCTGTGTGTGAGGATTGA